A window of Gambusia affinis linkage group LG03, SWU_Gaff_1.0, whole genome shotgun sequence genomic DNA:
aaaaacaaactagtaaATCTAcaaatgtaagaatgataacaatacataattatcctaacattttttttttttttagaatacaGATACATACTACATTAATATATAAAGGAATATAATGTataagaaaaacagtaaagaaaacagaaaaaaacaaaaaccaaatgcATATTTTCGTCACTAACAccacttgttttcacattttcagtgtaGGAGTCATTAAGCAAAtgatttaatctgtttatttattacaggACATTGtcacatgttgttgttttcatttcatcttcATTCTTCTGGAGCAAAATGTAGTCTTCATCTGTGTTAGAGGTTACCCTGACCATCTGATAGCTGATCAGAGCAGTGTTGAATGTCTTCAGCATCATGCTACGAAGGCATGGAAGGATGCAGGTTGTAAAAAGACAGAATAGGATCAGTACAGTCAAGATGGGTGTTCCAATCTTTAACAAAAGCTGCCACCATGGTCCAGAGGTGaaccaagaaaaaaagtcaaagggTCGTGACCCCTGAGTTGCACTGTTCACATAGTCCTGAAGCTCTTCCAATTCATGTAGGGCATCATGAATAGCTCCTCCAGTTCCTGTTTCATCAGGGATGAATGTGCAGCATGCTGATCCTATGATCTTGCAGACACCTCCTTGAGAGGCTGTGAGAAAGTCTAACACAATACGGTTTTGCAGAACCATGTTTCTCAACGCAGTCAGCTCTTTTGTAGTGCCGTTAGCTAGCTGGTATGTGTTGTTGATGAGGCGTAGTAGAGCGTACCTGTTGATTTCAACATGGTCTCGGACTTCACCTACTCCCACCCATGGGAATAGGCTCTGCATGAACTTTTCTCCGCCGCCCCAGATCCTGAATTTCCAAGGAACTCCTGTTTTTGTAGTAAGGCCGCCCCACCTTTGGACTCCTGGCATGATGTCTCTCTTAGTGCGGTAGTGTCCATGGCTGTGAGCGTCCTGAGCCTTTTTCAGGAAGGTCACTGGGCTAGAGAGAGGAACCAAGGCGCACAGTCCTCCCCAATTCCTGGGAAGAGAAGCATAAGCAGTGTGTCCACACAGAAAATACCAGTTTGCCATTGTCCTGGATCCTCTGTCTCCTGGGACGATGGTGCTGCAGATGGTGAAACGTTGACGTCCCCTGGTCTGGCTGCTGATGTCGAACTCTCTCACCTTAAGAAGGTTAATTCTGGTACAGTTGCGGTCAGATTTCCACTTTATGGAACAGGCAGTACTGACGTAGTTTTTGTCTTGGCAGGCTTTACAGTTGTAAAAATCCACCTTTTTATCACAGAAAGTGTAGATTTTGTTACACAAATTCCATGGGACCGTCCCCAGGAGGGTGGTACCATTATTATACACACAGACACCTAGGGCTCCTGGCTTGAGGCTAGCCAAAGTGATTACTTCTGGTAGTTGCAGGTTCATCTGTGGCAGAGGCATAATGTCACCCATAGGGGAACACGGAGTTGTAGCCAGTGGTGCTCTGTGTAGATACTCACTTGGAAACACTTTGGAATAGTTTCGGTTTTCCCAAATATCCTTGCGAGTAGATGATAGGGTGTAACCTGGATGTGTGCTTGCTCTATATAAACAGATTTGTTGTAGTTCAGTTATATTTCCAGGTCTCAAACCTGAGTTGTGTGTGGAGTAGGGTAGCTGTGCACACACATAGCAGTTGGTCTCATTTCCCT
This region includes:
- the LOC122827005 gene encoding syncytin-A-like isoform X3 → MNLQLPEVITLASLKPGALGVCVYNNGTTLLGTVPWNLCNKIYTFCDKKVDFYNCKACQDKNYVSTACSIKWKSDRNCTRINLLKVREFDISSQTRGRQRFTICSTIVPGDRGSRTMANWYFLCGHTAYASLPRNWGGLCALVPLSSPVTFLKKAQDAHSHGHYRTKRDIMPGVQRWGGLTTKTGVPWKFRIWGGGEKFMQSLFPWVGVGEVRDHVEINRYALLRLINNTYQLANGTTKELTALRNMVLQNRIVLDFLTASQGGVCKIIGSACCTFIPDETGTGGAIHDALHELEELQDYVNSATQGSRPFDFFSWFTSGPWWQLLLKIGTPILTVLILFCLFTTCILPCLRSMMLKTFNTALISYQMVRVTSNTDEDYILLQKNEDEMKTTTCDNVL
- the LOC122827005 gene encoding uncharacterized protein LOC122827005 isoform X1, giving the protein MGSPHARWILYCVVTAACLLFCRGSGLTLNRIRREADTSSLQTHPHDYSTNLWWQLMNRTAYEGNETNCYVCAQLPYSTHNSGLRPGNITELQQICLYRASTHPGYTLSSTRKDIWENRNYSKVFPSEYLHRAPLATTPCSPMGDIMPLPQMNLQLPEVITLASLKPGALGVCVYNNGTTLLGTVPWNLCNKIYTFCDKKVDFYNCKACQDKNYVSTACSIKWKSDRNCTRINLLKVREFDISSQTRGRQRFTICSTIVPGDRGSRTMANWYFLCGHTAYASLPRNWGGLCALVPLSSPVTFLKKAQDAHSHGHYRTKRDIMPGVQRWGGLTTKTGVPWKFRIWGGGEKFMQSLFPWVGVGEVRDHVEINRYALLRLINNTYQLANGTTKELTALRNMVLQNRIVLDFLTASQGGVCKIIGSACCTFIPDETGTGGAIHDALHELEELQDYVNSATQGSRPFDFFSWFTSGPWWQLLLKIGTPILTVLILFCLFTTCILPCLRSMMLKTFNTALISYQMVRVTSNTDEDYILLQKNEDEMKTTTCDNVL
- the LOC122827005 gene encoding syncytin-A-like isoform X2, with product MREMRPTAIASTHPGYTLSSTRKDIWENRNYSKVFPSEYLHRAPLATTPCSPMGDIMPLPQMNLQLPEVITLASLKPGALGVCVYNNGTTLLGTVPWNLCNKIYTFCDKKVDFYNCKACQDKNYVSTACSIKWKSDRNCTRINLLKVREFDISSQTRGRQRFTICSTIVPGDRGSRTMANWYFLCGHTAYASLPRNWGGLCALVPLSSPVTFLKKAQDAHSHGHYRTKRDIMPGVQRWGGLTTKTGVPWKFRIWGGGEKFMQSLFPWVGVGEVRDHVEINRYALLRLINNTYQLANGTTKELTALRNMVLQNRIVLDFLTASQGGVCKIIGSACCTFIPDETGTGGAIHDALHELEELQDYVNSATQGSRPFDFFSWFTSGPWWQLLLKIGTPILTVLILFCLFTTCILPCLRSMMLKTFNTALISYQMVRVTSNTDEDYILLQKNEDEMKTTTCDNVL